ATCGTGTTCGGCGTCATGGGCTTCCTGGTGCACGTGCTGCTGCTGATCGGCGCCGTGCTCTTCATCGTATGGATCTGGCGGAAGATGACCGGCCACGGCAGCACGACAGACACCACACCGTGACATCCGACGCCATACGCATCGCCGGCGGCGTCGCCGTTCCGCGCAGTGAGCTGACCTTCCGGGCCACACGCGGCGGCGGCCCCGGCGGCCAGCACGTGAACACCTCCGCCACCCGGGTCGAGCTGACCTGGGACATCGCCGGCACCAGCGCGCTCACGGACGAGCAGCGCACACGCGTGCTCCAGAAGCTCGCCAACCGCATCGACGACAGCGGCACGCTCCGCCTGGTCGCCGGCGAAAGCCGCAGCCAGCACCAGAACCGTGAGGCCGTCACCGCCCGCTTCCAGGACCTCCTCGCCTGGGCACTCCGCACGCAACGGCCGCGAAAGCGGACGCGCCCGCCGAAGTCCGCGAAGGAGAACCGACTCAAGCAGAAGAAGCGGCGCAGCGAAGTGAAGA
The genomic region above belongs to Longimicrobiales bacterium and contains:
- the arfB gene encoding alternative ribosome rescue aminoacyl-tRNA hydrolase ArfB — translated: MTSDAIRIAGGVAVPRSELTFRATRGGGPGGQHVNTSATRVELTWDIAGTSALTDEQRTRVLQKLANRIDDSGTLRLVAGESRSQHQNREAVTARFQDLLAWALRTQRPRKRTRPPKSAKENRLKQKKRRSEVKKQRERPSFD